The Ensifer adhaerens genome contains a region encoding:
- the pdxA gene encoding 4-hydroxythreonine-4-phosphate dehydrogenase PdxA, giving the protein MSNIIGITMGDPCGVGPEISVRALADMAQQERDTIRIYGNLATLEAARAALGLEIDLTAHVVDLPIEGAPLPWGQLSPVAGDAAFRFIEKAVRDAEAGVIGCIVTAPINKEALNLAGHHYDGHTGMLRSLTGSKAAYMLLASERLKVIHVSTHVALQEAIRRSTTERVLATIRAGDAHLKRIGYAAPKIAVAGINPHCGENGLFGTEDDDQIAPAVKAAQAEGIDAYGPISADTVFHRAYSGAFDLVVAQYHDQGHIPVKLVAFDTAVNVSVDLPIDRTSVDHGTAFDIAGKGIANHGNMNSAIAYARKLVAGDAKRG; this is encoded by the coding sequence ATGAGCAACATCATCGGCATAACCATGGGCGACCCGTGCGGTGTCGGCCCCGAGATTTCGGTGCGCGCCCTCGCCGACATGGCGCAGCAAGAGCGCGACACCATCCGGATCTACGGCAATCTCGCCACGCTCGAAGCGGCCCGTGCGGCCCTCGGTCTCGAGATTGATCTCACGGCGCATGTCGTCGACCTGCCGATCGAAGGCGCACCGCTTCCCTGGGGACAGTTGAGCCCGGTCGCCGGCGACGCTGCCTTCCGCTTCATCGAAAAGGCGGTACGCGACGCCGAGGCCGGCGTCATCGGCTGCATCGTGACCGCGCCGATCAACAAGGAAGCCCTCAACCTTGCCGGTCATCACTATGACGGGCACACTGGGATGCTGCGCAGCCTCACGGGCTCGAAGGCAGCCTATATGCTGCTTGCCTCCGAGCGACTCAAGGTCATCCACGTTTCGACGCATGTGGCGCTGCAGGAAGCGATCCGGCGATCGACGACCGAGCGGGTTCTCGCCACCATTCGTGCCGGTGACGCCCACCTGAAACGCATCGGCTACGCAGCACCCAAAATCGCGGTCGCCGGCATCAATCCCCATTGCGGCGAGAACGGTCTCTTCGGCACCGAGGATGACGACCAGATCGCGCCTGCCGTCAAGGCCGCGCAGGCGGAAGGCATCGATGCCTATGGCCCGATCTCTGCCGACACCGTGTTCCACCGCGCCTATTCCGGCGCCTTCGATCTCGTGGTCGCGCAGTATCACGACCAGGGGCACATCCCGGTGAAGCTCGTCGCCTTCGACACCGCCGTGAACGTCTCGGTGGACTTGCCGATCGACCGCACCTCGGTCGATCACGGCACGGCCTTCGACATTGCCGGCAAGGGCATCGCCAACCACGGCAACATGAATTCCGCCATCGCCTATGCCCGCAAGCTCGTGGCGGGCGACGCCAAGCGAGGATGA
- a CDS encoding iron-containing alcohol dehydrogenase: MTIAPITLHQPRRLTVGAGTIADVGAWAADATSTLVIATPITAGFVDRLKLSGRVTVFDAIPGEPDVDTLDAALDAARQSKPDLIVGLGGGSVLDVAKLVAVLWDSEQTLADVAGPNRVLGRNTRLAQIATTAGTGSEAGIRSLITDPAKGNKIAVESPHMIADFAVLDPELTYSVPSAVTAATGVDAMAHCVEAFTNRRAHPMIDGFARMGFRLVGKYLARAVKDGTDTEAREGMMLASYYGGICLGPVNTAAGHAIAYPLGTRLRLPHGLANAIIFPHVLAFNQSVAASKTAEVAEALGLGERLSTRELLDAARGFCRNLGIEMSLAAHGANADDLQLYASEAHANRRLMDNNPIDMSVEDVLAVYRAAF; the protein is encoded by the coding sequence ATGACCATCGCTCCGATTACCCTTCATCAGCCGCGGCGCCTCACCGTCGGCGCCGGAACGATCGCGGACGTCGGCGCCTGGGCGGCAGACGCGACCTCGACCCTCGTCATCGCAACGCCGATTACCGCAGGCTTCGTCGATCGCCTGAAGCTGTCCGGCCGCGTCACGGTGTTTGACGCCATCCCGGGGGAGCCCGATGTCGATACCCTCGACGCCGCGCTCGACGCCGCGCGTCAAAGCAAGCCGGACCTCATCGTCGGCCTTGGCGGCGGGTCGGTCCTCGACGTCGCCAAGCTGGTTGCCGTGCTGTGGGACTCGGAGCAGACGCTTGCCGATGTCGCCGGACCAAACCGGGTTCTGGGCCGCAACACGCGCCTTGCCCAGATCGCCACGACCGCCGGCACCGGCTCGGAGGCTGGTATCCGTTCGCTGATCACCGATCCGGCCAAGGGCAACAAGATCGCGGTCGAAAGCCCGCACATGATTGCGGACTTCGCCGTTCTCGATCCGGAACTCACCTATTCGGTGCCGTCGGCGGTCACCGCGGCCACGGGCGTCGACGCCATGGCCCATTGCGTGGAAGCCTTCACCAATCGCCGCGCCCATCCGATGATCGACGGCTTCGCCCGCATGGGCTTCAGGCTCGTCGGCAAGTATCTCGCACGCGCCGTCAAGGATGGTACCGATACCGAAGCCCGCGAAGGGATGATGCTTGCCTCCTATTACGGCGGCATCTGCCTTGGCCCGGTCAACACGGCCGCTGGCCATGCCATCGCCTATCCGCTCGGCACGCGGCTTCGCCTGCCCCATGGCCTGGCAAACGCCATCATCTTTCCGCATGTGCTTGCCTTCAACCAGTCGGTTGCTGCGAGCAAGACCGCGGAAGTTGCCGAGGCCTTGGGTCTTGGTGAAAGGCTTTCCACGCGAGAACTTCTGGACGCTGCCCGCGGCTTCTGCCGCAATCTCGGCATCGAAATGTCGCTCGCTGCCCACGGCGCAAATGCCGACGACTTGCAGCTCTACGCTAGCGAAGCCCACGCCAACCGTCGGCTGATGGACAACAACCCGATCGACATGAGCGTGGAGGATGTGCTCGCCGTTTACCGGGCAGCCTTCTGA
- a CDS encoding FadR/GntR family transcriptional regulator: MGLENGTARKSLGDLVFERMHRAIKSGAYKPDERLPTEHDLASEFEVSRPIIREALRRLREQGFIYSRRGAGSFVRAVGMREPLGFGQLENVADLLNCYEFRLTVEPAAAAAAAERHDAATLAAIRQALELMRDATNRQSHREDADFQFHLAIARAAQNSYFFTAMEALKDHIAVGMRFHGASVKRETAGLTRVFAEHEAIAEAIAARESAKAKQLMQDHLAGSRERLFQATK, from the coding sequence ATGGGACTGGAGAACGGAACAGCACGCAAGAGCCTCGGCGATCTCGTCTTTGAGCGCATGCACCGTGCGATCAAATCCGGCGCCTACAAGCCGGATGAGCGTTTGCCCACCGAGCACGACCTGGCAAGCGAGTTCGAGGTTTCCCGTCCCATCATCCGCGAAGCGCTGCGCCGGCTGCGCGAGCAGGGTTTCATCTATTCGCGTCGTGGCGCCGGTAGTTTCGTTCGTGCCGTCGGCATGCGTGAGCCGCTTGGCTTCGGGCAACTGGAAAACGTTGCTGATCTCCTGAACTGCTACGAGTTCCGTCTGACGGTCGAGCCGGCGGCGGCTGCTGCTGCGGCCGAACGGCACGACGCCGCCACCTTGGCCGCCATCCGCCAGGCACTGGAACTGATGCGCGACGCCACCAACCGGCAATCGCACCGGGAGGATGCGGACTTCCAGTTCCATCTCGCGATCGCGCGCGCCGCCCAGAACAGCTATTTCTTCACGGCGATGGAAGCGCTGAAGGACCACATCGCCGTCGGCATGCGGTTTCACGGCGCTTCGGTCAAGCGAGAGACCGCCGGGCTGACGCGTGTCTTTGCGGAGCACGAGGCGATCGCCGAGGCCATTGCCGCGCGTGAAAGCGCCAAGGCGAAACAACTCATGCAGGACCATCTCGCCGGATCCCGTGAGCGCCTGTTCCAGGCAACCAAGTAG
- a CDS encoding four-carbon acid sugar kinase family protein: MLAIVADDLTGALDAAAPFAARGLYVEVALAIEAIDDALRVGPDVLSINLGSRELSAESARQRSAAALAALPSGSRIFKKVDSRLKGNIVAELDVMSFHSALVAPAIPAFGRVVTSGRVQGFGVDTPIPVGERLGRHAAKALIPDASTEAEMRAVLEDAERNGTDLLIGARGLAEALAGRMCAGAQARAAAVSAGPALFVIGSRDPITLAQIDVLRSALALCYLPAPNGRLVGAADAGGAITLVQAVPGEGEVTPEAVSEALADGVCPSLVEAAGTLLLSGGATAEAVLKRMAIRRFRLLGECLPGLGLAEVDGRCIIAKSGGFGAPGTLKEIAEAVLRKMG, translated from the coding sequence ATGCTCGCCATTGTCGCTGATGACCTGACCGGCGCACTGGATGCTGCGGCCCCGTTTGCTGCGAGGGGTCTCTATGTTGAAGTCGCGTTAGCGATCGAAGCAATTGATGATGCTCTGAGGGTGGGCCCCGACGTGCTCTCGATCAACCTCGGCTCGCGCGAACTGAGCGCCGAAAGTGCCAGGCAGCGTTCCGCCGCCGCTCTCGCCGCGCTGCCTTCCGGTTCGCGGATCTTCAAGAAGGTCGACTCGCGTCTGAAGGGCAACATTGTCGCCGAACTCGATGTGATGTCCTTTCATTCTGCGCTGGTAGCGCCGGCCATTCCGGCCTTTGGCCGGGTGGTGACGTCCGGCCGTGTTCAAGGCTTTGGAGTAGACACGCCCATTCCCGTTGGCGAGAGGCTCGGTCGTCATGCGGCAAAAGCCTTGATCCCGGATGCATCCACCGAAGCTGAGATGCGCGCCGTGCTCGAGGATGCGGAACGGAACGGCACGGATCTGCTGATCGGCGCGCGGGGCCTTGCCGAAGCGCTCGCCGGTCGCATGTGTGCGGGAGCGCAGGCGCGGGCCGCCGCGGTGTCCGCCGGCCCGGCCTTGTTCGTCATCGGGTCCCGCGATCCGATTACCCTTGCCCAGATCGACGTCCTTCGCAGTGCCCTCGCTCTATGTTATTTGCCGGCGCCGAATGGGCGGCTTGTGGGGGCAGCCGACGCTGGCGGCGCGATTACCCTCGTTCAGGCGGTGCCGGGCGAAGGAGAGGTGACGCCGGAGGCGGTTTCCGAGGCGCTTGCCGACGGCGTTTGTCCGAGCCTTGTCGAAGCGGCAGGAACACTGCTTCTGTCCGGTGGAGCAACCGCAGAGGCGGTCTTGAAGAGAATGGCCATTCGGCGTTTTCGGCTGCTTGGCGAATGCTTGCCGGGCCTGGGCTTGGCTGAGGTCGATGGACGTTGCATCATCGCGAAGTCCGGCGGATTCGGCGCGCCGGGCACGCTTAAGGAAATCGCGGAGGCTGTCCTCCGCAAGATGGGATGA
- a CDS encoding GlxA family transcriptional regulator — translation MNTKSNDAAANRLKIGFVLARSFTLSAFALFIDTLRLASDELDKSGRVRADWQVLGNTRHLIASSCGVQVAPTSDLVDPGQFDYIVMVGGLLKNEHPIDDETVAFLKKAAAKKVPLIGLCTGTFILAEAGLMAGHVVCVSWLHYQAFRERFPDLKVRSDRLFNLDRTRGSCAGGSSAADMAAHIVRLHISREAERNALEVLQIDKARSHLHVQPRKPLAIESNDPRLNAALIIMEQNTENTISIPELAASVGLSRRQLERLFMEKAKMSPAHVYRKFRLERAKHLLTQTDASLIEIALEVGFESAGHFSRTFAKTFGQSPRQMRATLSK, via the coding sequence ATGAACACGAAATCAAACGATGCTGCAGCCAATCGCCTCAAGATCGGCTTCGTGCTCGCCCGATCGTTCACACTCTCGGCCTTCGCTCTCTTCATCGACACGCTTCGGCTGGCAAGCGACGAGCTCGACAAATCGGGCCGCGTGCGGGCCGATTGGCAGGTGCTTGGCAATACACGCCATCTGATCGCATCCAGCTGCGGGGTTCAGGTAGCGCCGACCTCGGACCTCGTCGATCCCGGCCAGTTCGACTACATCGTGATGGTTGGCGGCCTTCTCAAGAACGAACACCCGATCGACGACGAGACGGTCGCTTTCCTGAAGAAGGCAGCCGCAAAGAAAGTGCCATTGATCGGCCTGTGCACCGGGACCTTCATCCTGGCGGAAGCGGGGCTCATGGCGGGGCACGTCGTCTGTGTCAGTTGGCTCCACTATCAGGCGTTCCGTGAACGCTTCCCGGATCTGAAAGTTCGCTCGGACCGGCTCTTCAACCTCGACCGCACGCGCGGCTCCTGTGCAGGCGGCAGCAGTGCCGCCGATATGGCGGCCCATATCGTGCGTCTCCACATCAGCAGAGAGGCGGAGCGCAATGCGCTGGAGGTTTTGCAGATCGACAAGGCCCGCTCGCATCTTCATGTCCAGCCGAGAAAGCCGCTCGCGATCGAGAGCAACGACCCTCGTCTCAATGCTGCCCTGATCATCATGGAGCAGAATACCGAGAACACGATCTCGATCCCTGAACTGGCAGCCTCCGTCGGTCTGTCGCGCAGGCAACTCGAGCGCCTGTTCATGGAAAAAGCGAAGATGTCGCCCGCGCACGTCTACAGGAAATTCCGGCTGGAGCGCGCCAAGCACCTTCTTACCCAGACCGATGCCTCGCTCATCGAAATCGCCCTCGAAGTCGGCTTCGAAAGCGCGGGGCATTTTTCCAGGACATTCGCCAAGACCTTCGGCCAGTCGCCGCGCCAGATGCGCGCGACACTCTCGAAGTGA